The following proteins are encoded in a genomic region of Sebastes fasciatus isolate fSebFas1 chromosome 14, fSebFas1.pri, whole genome shotgun sequence:
- the LOC141782104 gene encoding olfactory receptor 11H6-like — MMDNVSLITVFVLSGLNETKNHRVALFSLTLLCYCFIVLVNVSLIVTIILDKNLHEPMYILLCTFCMNGLYGATGFYPKFLWDLLSPVHVISYSGCLVQALVMYSFACSDLSILAVMAYDRYVAICRPLEYHSIMSKKRLLLLVCFSWLTPFCIIGTNIILTSRLKLCSPFIARLFCVNWIIVKLACFPADTLVNNIVAYITIIIYVFHGFFIVWSYMCLIKTCVNSIENRAKFMQTCVPHLVSLLTFLVAILFDVMNMRFGSKGFPQTLQNFVAIEFLIIPPIMNPLIYGFKLTKIRNRIRGVITFTTK, encoded by the coding sequence ATGATGGATAATGTCTCTCTAATAACAGTGTTTGTTCTTTCAGGtttaaatgaaacaaagaaCCACCGAGTTGCTCTCTTCTCACTCACTTTACTGTGTTACTGTTTCATTGTGCTGGTAAATGTTTCTCTTATTGTGACCATCATCTTGGATAAAAACCTGCATGAACCAATGTATATTCTATTGTGCACTTTCTGCATGAACGGACTTTACGGGGCAACAGGTTTCTACCCCAAGTTTCTCTGGGATCTGCTTTCTCCCGTTCATGTGATCTCTTATTCTGGATGCCTTGTTCAGGCTCTAGTCATGTACTCATTTGCCTGCAGTGATCTGTCTATTCTCGCAGTCATGGCATACGACAGATATGTGGCTATATGTCGACCCCTAGAGTACCACTCTATCATGTCAAAGAAAAGGCTCTTACTGTTAGTCTGTTTCTCCTGGTTGACACCTTTCTGCATTATAGGCACAAATATTATTCTAACATCTAGATTAAAGTTATGCAGCCCATTTATTGCCAGACTTTTTTGTGTGAACTGGATTATTGTTAAACTCGCTTGTTTCCCAGCTGACACTCTCGTTAATAACATAGTTGCATACATTACAATAATCATTTATGTCTTTCATGGTTTTTTTATAGTTTGGTCCTACATGTGTCTCATCAAAACATGTGTGAATTCTATAGAAAACAGGGCTAAGTTCATGCAAACATGCGTGCCACATTTAGTCTCCTTGCTCACTTTTCTCGTGGCTATACTTTTTGATGTCATGAACATGCGATTTGGTTCAAAAGGTTTCCCTCAAACCCTTCAAAATTTTGTCGCAATAGAGTTTCTTATCATACCTCCAATTATGAATCCTCTCATTTATGGTTTTAAACTGACCAAAATTCGGAACAGAATTCGGGGTGTTATTACTTTTACCACTAAATGA
- the LOC141782307 gene encoding olfactory receptor 4B13-like: MMDNVSLITVFVLSGLNETKNHRVALFSLTLLCYCFIVLVNVSLIVTIILDKNLHEPMYILLCTFCMNGLYGTTGFYPKFLWDLLSPVHVISYSGCLVQALVMYSFACSDMSILVVMSYDRYVAICRPLEYHSVMSRPRLFLLVCFSWLIPFCIVGTNIILTSRLKLCSLFIARPYCVNWIIVKLACFPADTLVNNIVAFITIIIYVFHGFFITWSYMYLIKTCVNSIENRAKFMQTCVPHLVSLLTFLVTILFDIMQIRYGSKDLPVTFQNFIAIEFVIIPPIMNPLVYGFKLTKIRNRILGVLTFKNK, translated from the coding sequence ATGATGGATAATGTCTCTCTAATAACAGTGTTTGTTCTTTCAGGtttaaatgaaacaaagaaCCACCGAGTTGCTCTCTTCTCACTCACTTTACTGTGTTACTGTTTCATTGTGCTGGTAAATGTTTCTCTTATTGTGACCATCATCTTGGATAAAAACCTGCATGAACCAATGTATATTCTATTGTGCACTTTCTGCATGAACGGACTTTACGGGACAACAGGTTTCTACCCCAAGTTTCTCTGGGATCTGCTTTCTCCCGTTCATGTGATCTCTTATTCTGGATGCCTTGTTCAGGCTCTAGTCATGTACTCATTTGCCTGCAGTGATATGTCTATCCTCGTAGTCATGTCATACGACAGATATGTGGCTATATGTCGACCCCTAGAGTACCACTCCGTCATGTCAAGGCCAAGGCTCTTTCTGTTAGTCTGTTTCTCCTGGTTGATACCTTTCTGTATCGTAGGCACAAATATTATTCTAACATCTAGATTAAAGTTATGCAGCCTATTTATTGCCAGACCTTATTGTGTGAATTGGATTATTGTCAAACTCGCTTGTTTCCCAGCTGACACTCTCGTTAATAACATAGTTGCATTCATTACAATAATCATTTATGTCTTTCATGGTTTTTTTATAACTTGGTCCTACATGTATCTCATCAAAACATGTGTGAATTCTATAGAAAACAGGGCTAAGTTCATGCAAACATGCGTGCCGCATTTAGTCTCCTTGCTCACTTTTCTTGTGACTATACTTTTTGATATTATGCAAATACGATATGGTTCAAAAGATTTGCCTGTAACCTTTCAAAACTTTATTGCAATAGAATTTGTTATCATACCTCCCATTATGAATCCTCTCGTTTATGGTTTTAAATTGACCAAAATTCGGAACAGAATTCTGGGTGTTCTTACTTTTAAGAACAAATAG
- the LOC141782151 gene encoding olfactory receptor 4B13-like, which yields MMNNVSLITVFVLSGLNETKNHRVALFSLTLLCYCFIVLVNVSLIVIIILDKNLHEPMYILLCTFCMNGLYGTTGFFPKFLWDLLSPVHVISYSGCLVQALVMYSFACSDLSILAVMAYDRYVAICRPLEYHSIMSRPRLFLLVCFSCLTPFCIIGTNIILTSRLKLCSPFIARLFCVNWIIVKLACFPADTLVNNIVAYMTIIIYVFHGLFITWSYMYLIKTCVNSIENRAKFMQTCVPHLVSLLTFLVTILFDIMQIRYGSKDLPGTFQNFIAIEFLIIPPMMNPLIYGFKLTKIRNRIRGVLTFKNK from the coding sequence ATGATGAATAATGTCTCTCTAATAACAGTGTTTGTTCTTTCAGGtttaaatgaaacaaagaaCCACAGAGTTGCTCTCTTCTCACTCACTTTACTGTGTTACTGTTTCATTGTGCTGGTAAATGTTTCTCTTATTGTGATCATCATCTTGGATAAAAACCTGCATGAACCAATGTATATTCTATTGTGCACTTTCTGCATGAACGGCCTTTACGGGACAACAGGTTTCTTCCCCAAGTTTCTCTGGGATCTGCTTTCTCCCGTTCATGTGATCTCTTATTCTGGATGCCTTGTTCAGGCTCTAGTCATGTACTCATTTGCCTGCAGTGATCTGTCTATTCTCGCAGTCATGGCATATGACAGATATGTGGCTATATGTCGACCCCTAGAGTACCACTCTATCATGTCAAGGCCGAGGCTCTTTCTGTTAGTCTGTTTCTCCTGTTTGACACCTTTCTGCATTATAGGCACAAATATTATTCTAACATCTAGATTAAAGTTATGCAGCCCATTTATTGCCAGACTTTTTTGTGTGAATTGGATTATTGTCAAACTCGCTTGTTTCCCAGCTGACACTCTCGTTAACAACATAGTTGCATACATGACAATAATCATTTATGTCTTTCATGGTCTTTTTATAACTTGGTCCTACATGTATCTCATCAAAACATGTGTGAATTCTATAGAAAACAGGGCTAAGTTCATGCAAACATGCGTGCCACATTTAGTCTCCTTGCTCACTTTTCTTGTGACTATACTTTTTGATATTATGCAAATACGATACGGTTCAAAAGATTTACCTGGAACCTTTCAAAACTTTATTGCAATAGAATTTCTTATCATACCTCCCATGATGAATCCTCTCATTTATGGTTTTAAATTGACCAAAATTCGGAACAGAATTCGGGGTGTTCTTACTTTTAAGAACAAATAG
- the LOC141782150 gene encoding uncharacterized protein LOC141782150 isoform X2 — protein sequence MTEQPAQDPPGSSAASVQMPDTLHVDLPHADPLEACFTICKCLTDMTAEHCAEMEDSLVSCEMITIMANSCLDIIQTFAEAIVDVVIPQVYRYKRIYGTFTPSVLGLTEDRIHTYLGDSVEQGLSNALQINLENCLDAKEFSLMLSRHISETVNSVLALTTLTSTPESRLPVLFVTSCLISNEDFSELVRHFANVLVGASKPLRRAQQKTEDQQSQTVESELIVFHFSSESDLTALVKTYITRMVKVLKSSQMPHRDVNSSNRRDVCVRVGTNTQILTVEDRESDRQRSAVPSHWGFDAIPGAVPDSDVTKSSSESPPFSSVTVIAATEDRSAPLAPSGIESIEIIADELVQEIVQENLPGAKETDTVQKLRELTDRIFDVVMSGHDYQIPSVPAGTRMCDTVTYRRLREKDVTDPGIVAHTLYLRTEEVAARCAVQVLLWLQLYSELPLHPDSDWFAFDELSDNSDEEADWRYAAGDYMGVHSSLYSYGSYATSMPLIDVIPDTPDPTATQLEQTLVHKSVMTLVVGEILNVIGIRDETTLWDFVMKAAVDLQDVDPELYNYFQAFFMGRHYRDMCTATVSELLSDFGTLQKLQEAVRSGDPRFEAALMRAVRKQWEIIPPHRNTAKKTTCGFFKKFKKLCCKKRRSSEIQHVTSLTRDQDGSQFEDHVTNEEPLKDNTEHGQGPTMSKMAASVRHMCRRTTKMCCSIAKAPGRPFACCLRPESQ from the exons ATGACAGAACAACCGGCCCAGGACCCACCAGGGTCCTCTGCTGCATCGGTGCAGATGCCTGATACTCTGCATGTTGACCTGCCGCATGCTGATCCACTGGAAGCCTGTTTTACCATCTGCAAATGTTTGACAGACATGACCGCAGA GCATTGTGCGGAAATGGAAGACAGCTTGGTGTCCTGTGAGATGATCACTATAATGGCCAATTCTTGCTTGGATATTATCCAGACTTTTGCAGAGGCAATCGTGGATGTCGTGATACCACAGGTCTACAGATACAAGAGAATCTACGGCACCTTTACCCCGTCCGTCCTCGGTCTAACTGAGGACCGAATCCACACCTACCTGGGGGATTCTGTTGAACAGGGGCTGTCTAATGCCCTGCAGATCAACCTAGAGAATTGTTTGGATGCAAAAGAGTTCTCTCTGATGCTTTCGAGACACATTTCAGAGACGGTCAACTCAGTCTTGGCTTTGACCACTCTGACTTCCACCCCAGAGTCCAGACTCCCAGTGTTGTTTGTCACCAGTTGCCTGATTTCCAATGAAGACTTTTCAGAACTGGTTCGTCACTTTGCCAACGTACTGGTAGGAGCCAGCAAACCTCTGCGACGAGCTCAACAGAAGACTGAAGATCAGCAGAGCCAGACTGTAGAATCGGAGCtcattgtatttcattttagtaGCGAAAGTGACTTAACGGCATTGGTGAAGACTTACATCACTCGCATGGTGAAAGTCCTAAAAAGCTCTCAAATGCCACACCGTGATGTGAACTCTAGTAACCGCAGAGATGTCTGTGTTAGAgttggcacaaacacacaaatttTGACTGTGGAAGACAGGGAATCAGATAGACAAAGGTCTGCCGTGCCTTCCCATTGGGGTTTTGATGCCATACCAGGTGCTGTGCCTGACAGCGACGTCACCAAGTCCAGTTCTGAGAGTCCTCCCTTCAGTTCAGTTACGGTAATCGCCGCAACGGAGGACCGTTCTGCTCCTTTAGCTCCCAGTGGGATTGAGTCTATCGAGATCATAGCTGACGAACTGGTACAAGAAATTGTGCAAGAAAATTTGCCAGGGGCAAAGGAGACAGACACTGTTCAAAAACTAAGGGAACTCACAGACAGGATCTTTGACGTGGTAATGAGTGGACATGACTACCAGATTCCGTCAGTGCCAGCCggaacgcgcatgtgtgacaCTGTGACCTATAGAAGGCTGAGGGAAAAGGACGTCACTGACCCAGGCATTGTGGCTCACACCCTTTACTTGAGGACAGAGGAGGTCGCTGCTCGTTGTGCTGTGCAGGTTCTCCTGTGGCTCCAACTGTATTCGGAGCTGCCGCTACATCCAGATTCAGATTGGTTTGCTTTCGATGAACTGTCTGACAATTCTGACGAAGAGGCTGATTGGCGATATGCAGCGGGAGACTACATGGGAGTTCACTCTTCACTTTATAGTTATGGCTCTTATGCCACATCAATGCCACTCATTGATGTAATCCCTGATACACCGGATCCAACGGCGACACAGTTGGAGCAAACTCTTGTGCACAAATCCGTGATGACTCTGGTGGTTGGGGAGATACTCAATGTCATCGGTATTAGAGATgaaacaacactttgggacttTGTAATGAAAGCGGCTGTAGACCTTCAAGATGTGGACCCTGAGTTGTACAACTACTTCCAGGCCTTCTTCATGGGTCGGCATTACAGAGACATGTGCACGGCTACCGTCAGCGAACTCCTGTCGGATTTTGGCACACTGCAAAAGCTGCAGGAAGCGGTGAGATCAGGGGATCCCAGGTTTGAGGCGGCTCTAATGAGAGCAGTGAGGAAACAGTGGGAAATTATCCCGCCTCACAGAAACACAGCCAAGAAGACAACCTGTGGTTTCTtcaagaaatttaaaaaactgTGCTGCAAAAAAAGGAGGTCTAGCGAGATCCAGCATGTCACTTCTCTGACCAGGGACCAGGACGGCAGCCAGTTTGAGG ACCATGTGACTAATGAagaacctctgaaagacaataCAGAGCACGGGCAGGGTCCAACCATGAGCAAGATGGCTGCTTCCGTCAGGCACATGTGCAGAAGGACAACAAAGATGTGTTGTTCCATTGCTAAAGCACCGGGCAGACCATTCGCCTGTTGCCTCCGCCCAGAGAGCCAGTGA
- the LOC141782150 gene encoding uncharacterized protein LOC141782150 isoform X1 codes for MKMLNFWFNLLLSDLIDITMTEQPAQDPPGSSAASVQMPDTLHVDLPHADPLEACFTICKCLTDMTAEHCAEMEDSLVSCEMITIMANSCLDIIQTFAEAIVDVVIPQVYRYKRIYGTFTPSVLGLTEDRIHTYLGDSVEQGLSNALQINLENCLDAKEFSLMLSRHISETVNSVLALTTLTSTPESRLPVLFVTSCLISNEDFSELVRHFANVLVGASKPLRRAQQKTEDQQSQTVESELIVFHFSSESDLTALVKTYITRMVKVLKSSQMPHRDVNSSNRRDVCVRVGTNTQILTVEDRESDRQRSAVPSHWGFDAIPGAVPDSDVTKSSSESPPFSSVTVIAATEDRSAPLAPSGIESIEIIADELVQEIVQENLPGAKETDTVQKLRELTDRIFDVVMSGHDYQIPSVPAGTRMCDTVTYRRLREKDVTDPGIVAHTLYLRTEEVAARCAVQVLLWLQLYSELPLHPDSDWFAFDELSDNSDEEADWRYAAGDYMGVHSSLYSYGSYATSMPLIDVIPDTPDPTATQLEQTLVHKSVMTLVVGEILNVIGIRDETTLWDFVMKAAVDLQDVDPELYNYFQAFFMGRHYRDMCTATVSELLSDFGTLQKLQEAVRSGDPRFEAALMRAVRKQWEIIPPHRNTAKKTTCGFFKKFKKLCCKKRRSSEIQHVTSLTRDQDGSQFEDHVTNEEPLKDNTEHGQGPTMSKMAASVRHMCRRTTKMCCSIAKAPGRPFACCLRPESQ; via the exons ATGAAAATGCTAAATTTTTggtttaatttgcttctttcaGATTTAATTGACATCACCATGACAGAACAACCGGCCCAGGACCCACCAGGGTCCTCTGCTGCATCGGTGCAGATGCCTGATACTCTGCATGTTGACCTGCCGCATGCTGATCCACTGGAAGCCTGTTTTACCATCTGCAAATGTTTGACAGACATGACCGCAGA GCATTGTGCGGAAATGGAAGACAGCTTGGTGTCCTGTGAGATGATCACTATAATGGCCAATTCTTGCTTGGATATTATCCAGACTTTTGCAGAGGCAATCGTGGATGTCGTGATACCACAGGTCTACAGATACAAGAGAATCTACGGCACCTTTACCCCGTCCGTCCTCGGTCTAACTGAGGACCGAATCCACACCTACCTGGGGGATTCTGTTGAACAGGGGCTGTCTAATGCCCTGCAGATCAACCTAGAGAATTGTTTGGATGCAAAAGAGTTCTCTCTGATGCTTTCGAGACACATTTCAGAGACGGTCAACTCAGTCTTGGCTTTGACCACTCTGACTTCCACCCCAGAGTCCAGACTCCCAGTGTTGTTTGTCACCAGTTGCCTGATTTCCAATGAAGACTTTTCAGAACTGGTTCGTCACTTTGCCAACGTACTGGTAGGAGCCAGCAAACCTCTGCGACGAGCTCAACAGAAGACTGAAGATCAGCAGAGCCAGACTGTAGAATCGGAGCtcattgtatttcattttagtaGCGAAAGTGACTTAACGGCATTGGTGAAGACTTACATCACTCGCATGGTGAAAGTCCTAAAAAGCTCTCAAATGCCACACCGTGATGTGAACTCTAGTAACCGCAGAGATGTCTGTGTTAGAgttggcacaaacacacaaatttTGACTGTGGAAGACAGGGAATCAGATAGACAAAGGTCTGCCGTGCCTTCCCATTGGGGTTTTGATGCCATACCAGGTGCTGTGCCTGACAGCGACGTCACCAAGTCCAGTTCTGAGAGTCCTCCCTTCAGTTCAGTTACGGTAATCGCCGCAACGGAGGACCGTTCTGCTCCTTTAGCTCCCAGTGGGATTGAGTCTATCGAGATCATAGCTGACGAACTGGTACAAGAAATTGTGCAAGAAAATTTGCCAGGGGCAAAGGAGACAGACACTGTTCAAAAACTAAGGGAACTCACAGACAGGATCTTTGACGTGGTAATGAGTGGACATGACTACCAGATTCCGTCAGTGCCAGCCggaacgcgcatgtgtgacaCTGTGACCTATAGAAGGCTGAGGGAAAAGGACGTCACTGACCCAGGCATTGTGGCTCACACCCTTTACTTGAGGACAGAGGAGGTCGCTGCTCGTTGTGCTGTGCAGGTTCTCCTGTGGCTCCAACTGTATTCGGAGCTGCCGCTACATCCAGATTCAGATTGGTTTGCTTTCGATGAACTGTCTGACAATTCTGACGAAGAGGCTGATTGGCGATATGCAGCGGGAGACTACATGGGAGTTCACTCTTCACTTTATAGTTATGGCTCTTATGCCACATCAATGCCACTCATTGATGTAATCCCTGATACACCGGATCCAACGGCGACACAGTTGGAGCAAACTCTTGTGCACAAATCCGTGATGACTCTGGTGGTTGGGGAGATACTCAATGTCATCGGTATTAGAGATgaaacaacactttgggacttTGTAATGAAAGCGGCTGTAGACCTTCAAGATGTGGACCCTGAGTTGTACAACTACTTCCAGGCCTTCTTCATGGGTCGGCATTACAGAGACATGTGCACGGCTACCGTCAGCGAACTCCTGTCGGATTTTGGCACACTGCAAAAGCTGCAGGAAGCGGTGAGATCAGGGGATCCCAGGTTTGAGGCGGCTCTAATGAGAGCAGTGAGGAAACAGTGGGAAATTATCCCGCCTCACAGAAACACAGCCAAGAAGACAACCTGTGGTTTCTtcaagaaatttaaaaaactgTGCTGCAAAAAAAGGAGGTCTAGCGAGATCCAGCATGTCACTTCTCTGACCAGGGACCAGGACGGCAGCCAGTTTGAGG ACCATGTGACTAATGAagaacctctgaaagacaataCAGAGCACGGGCAGGGTCCAACCATGAGCAAGATGGCTGCTTCCGTCAGGCACATGTGCAGAAGGACAACAAAGATGTGTTGTTCCATTGCTAAAGCACCGGGCAGACCATTCGCCTGTTGCCTCCGCCCAGAGAGCCAGTGA